Proteins encoded by one window of Pseudonocardia sp. HH130629-09:
- a CDS encoding DUF7065 domain-containing protein has protein sequence MSYTPEDHHRHHPDGDVPGWQESWLTSWYDPLTRSGSYHHVDFQPARGRACVQSWVARGGEVLERYQSLNVPMDDYDPAEFRAGPLDVSTTVPLREYTTRLPQVELAFTGFTEPLAPRGNTISDYRSPGTGHYEVFGRVAATFPDGGTATAFAFHDHSWGPRDYGDLAATYRWGHLTFGRTCSPSSTP, from the coding sequence GTGAGCTACACCCCCGAGGACCACCACCGGCACCACCCCGACGGTGACGTGCCGGGCTGGCAGGAGTCCTGGCTTACCTCCTGGTACGACCCGCTCACCCGCTCCGGCAGCTACCACCACGTCGACTTCCAGCCCGCACGCGGGCGCGCATGTGTGCAGAGCTGGGTCGCCCGCGGCGGCGAGGTGCTGGAGCGCTACCAGTCGCTCAACGTCCCGATGGACGATTACGACCCCGCGGAGTTCCGGGCCGGCCCGCTGGACGTGAGCACCACGGTCCCGCTGCGCGAGTACACGACCCGCCTGCCGCAGGTGGAGCTGGCCTTCACCGGGTTCACCGAGCCGCTGGCGCCCCGCGGGAACACCATCTCGGACTACCGCTCCCCCGGGACCGGTCACTACGAGGTCTTCGGGCGGGTCGCCGCGACGTTCCCGGACGGCGGCACCGCCACCGCGTTCGCCTTCCACGACCACTCCTGGGGCCCGCGCGACTACGGCGACCTCGCCGCGACCTACCGCTGGGGGCACCTGACCTTCGGGAGGACCTGTTCGCCGTCGTCTACGCCATGA
- a CDS encoding class I adenylate-forming enzyme family protein encodes MSGTVVDALTWWVRTVPDHPAVDLDGDVLTYADLDAWADGVAAVLRGHGVARGDRVGIVGTNSLEWCVAAVAAWKTGAVVCGFNQRFLAAELGALVSLCEPAVVFGDAAHLPLLEEVRRSGPEFTVLGLDDAVTGARGGGHQPAPAFGAEPDDPTSIVFTSGTTGTPKGVVFTHRTIAGIMHEWSLGEQVGPNDLRVLLVLPMFTAAGVVWGLSRSLVQGGTMYLQPGFDPPRALEVLQEARITTFTGPPILFEQISRVPGFERARLDHLTTAWVGGARVPVPLLEKWRPRGVALRQLYGQTEIGGTATAMSAEGALRHPDKCGWGGPFTRIRVVDPDGRDCAVGEVGEIVMRGPGMFPGYWRNEEATKQALRGGWLHTGDLGTLDAEGLLTYVDRMGEMINSGGLKISPAELETVIAQVPGVIEVAVVPVPDAKFGETSAAVVHVDGDLAPADLVAFCNERLADYKVPRYVITHDGPLPRMASGKIAKRDLRAVYADAPERFPKVR; translated from the coding sequence GTGAGCGGCACCGTCGTCGACGCCCTGACCTGGTGGGTGCGCACGGTCCCGGACCATCCCGCCGTCGACCTCGACGGCGACGTCCTGACCTACGCCGACCTCGACGCCTGGGCCGACGGCGTCGCGGCGGTCCTGCGCGGGCACGGCGTGGCGCGGGGCGACCGCGTCGGGATCGTGGGCACCAACAGCCTCGAGTGGTGCGTCGCGGCGGTCGCCGCCTGGAAGACCGGGGCCGTGGTCTGCGGGTTCAACCAGCGCTTCCTCGCCGCCGAGCTCGGGGCACTGGTGTCGCTCTGCGAGCCCGCTGTCGTGTTCGGCGACGCCGCCCACCTGCCGCTGCTGGAGGAGGTGCGGCGCTCCGGGCCGGAGTTCACCGTCCTCGGGCTCGACGACGCCGTCACGGGCGCCCGCGGCGGCGGGCACCAGCCGGCCCCGGCGTTCGGGGCCGAGCCCGACGACCCGACCTCGATCGTCTTCACCAGCGGCACGACGGGCACGCCGAAGGGCGTCGTCTTCACCCACCGCACGATCGCCGGGATCATGCACGAGTGGTCCCTGGGCGAGCAGGTCGGGCCCAACGACCTGCGCGTCCTGCTCGTCCTGCCGATGTTCACCGCGGCGGGCGTCGTGTGGGGGCTCTCCCGGAGCCTCGTGCAGGGCGGGACGATGTACCTGCAGCCGGGCTTCGACCCGCCCCGGGCGCTGGAGGTGCTGCAGGAAGCCCGGATCACCACCTTCACCGGCCCGCCGATCCTCTTCGAGCAGATCTCGCGGGTGCCCGGGTTCGAGCGGGCACGGCTGGACCACCTCACGACCGCGTGGGTCGGCGGTGCCAGGGTCCCGGTGCCGCTGCTCGAGAAGTGGCGCCCGCGCGGGGTCGCGCTCCGCCAGCTCTACGGGCAGACCGAGATCGGCGGCACCGCCACCGCGATGTCGGCGGAGGGAGCGCTGCGGCATCCCGACAAGTGCGGCTGGGGCGGGCCCTTCACCCGCATCCGGGTCGTCGATCCGGACGGCCGGGACTGCGCGGTGGGCGAGGTCGGGGAGATCGTCATGCGCGGGCCCGGCATGTTCCCCGGCTACTGGCGCAACGAGGAGGCGACGAAGCAGGCGCTGCGGGGCGGCTGGCTGCACACCGGCGACCTCGGGACGCTCGACGCCGAGGGCCTGCTCACCTACGTCGACCGGATGGGCGAGATGATCAACTCCGGCGGCCTGAAGATCTCGCCGGCCGAGCTGGAGACGGTGATCGCCCAGGTCCCCGGGGTGATCGAGGTGGCCGTCGTCCCGGTGCCCGACGCGAAGTTCGGCGAGACGTCGGCCGCCGTCGTCCACGTCGACGGGGACCTGGCCCCGGCCGACCTGGTCGCGTTCTGCAACGAGCGCCTCGCCGACTACAAGGTGCCCCGCTACGTGATCACCCACGACGGGCCGCTGCCGCGGATGGCGAGCGGGAAGATCGCCAAGCGCGACCTGCGTGCGGTCTACGCCGACGCGCCCGAGCGCTTCCCGAAGGTCCGCTGA
- a CDS encoding SRPBCC family protein has protein sequence MPRSRTISDEIHVEASPEALWRLVADPARYPEWSPENTGATLPAGSTPAVGDAFVGSNRRGPLRWTTRCVVTEVEPGRRFGFSAHDWGLRSPSLRIRNAAWRYQLEPDGTATRVRLTWTDERPWPDVVAAVVDRIVTGGHTFAEFQRDNIGRSLAGLRRVAERTG, from the coding sequence ATGCCGCGGTCACGCACGATCAGCGACGAGATCCACGTCGAGGCCTCCCCCGAGGCGCTCTGGCGGCTCGTCGCCGACCCGGCCCGCTACCCGGAGTGGAGCCCGGAGAACACGGGGGCCACGCTCCCGGCCGGCTCCACCCCGGCGGTCGGCGACGCCTTCGTCGGCAGCAACCGCCGCGGGCCGCTGCGGTGGACCACGCGCTGCGTCGTCACCGAGGTCGAGCCCGGGCGCCGCTTCGGGTTCTCGGCCCACGACTGGGGTCTGCGGTCCCCGTCGCTCCGGATCCGCAACGCGGCCTGGCGGTACCAGCTCGAACCGGACGGCACCGCCACCCGGGTCCGTCTCACGTGGACCGACGAGCGCCCCTGGCCGGACGTCGTCGCCGCCGTCGTGGACCGGATCGTGACCGGCGGCCACACGTTCGCGGAGTTCCAGCGCGACAACATCGGCCGGTCGCTCGCCGGCCTGCGGCGGGTCGCGGAACGGACCGGCTGA
- a CDS encoding NDMA-dependent alcohol dehydrogenase, translated as MKSRAALLMEVPGKWEVHEVDIDGPRANEVLLGYAASGLCHSDEHHATGDSATQVLPYCGGHEGAGVVEAVGPGVTTLKVGDHVVTSFLPGCGRCRWCASGMQNLCDLGALIGRGAMLDGTFRMHHQGRDVAQASFVGTFSEFGVVPEHCCIPIGTDIPLTTAALVGCGVPTGWGSAVNAGGVRPGDVVIVMGTGGLGINAVQGAAHAGAVRVVAVDPLPNRRASALSFGATDALGSMEEATELARSLTNGQGADVAVVTTSTLKGTYIAQAFDAVRKDGTVVATAVPGRDAGAVPLDLAQLPMYQKRIQGCLYGSWSPAQAVPALLDLYRAGALKLDELVTRTFTLDEINEGYAAMYDGSTLRSVVVHSS; from the coding sequence ATGAAGAGCAGGGCCGCACTGCTGATGGAGGTCCCCGGCAAGTGGGAGGTCCACGAGGTGGACATCGACGGGCCCCGTGCGAACGAGGTCCTGCTGGGCTACGCGGCGTCCGGGCTCTGCCACTCCGACGAGCACCACGCGACCGGGGACAGCGCCACCCAGGTGCTGCCCTACTGCGGCGGGCACGAGGGGGCGGGCGTCGTCGAGGCCGTCGGCCCGGGGGTGACCACCCTGAAGGTCGGTGACCACGTGGTCACCTCGTTCCTGCCGGGCTGCGGTCGCTGCCGCTGGTGCGCGAGCGGGATGCAGAACCTCTGTGACCTGGGGGCCCTGATCGGGCGCGGCGCCATGCTCGACGGCACCTTCCGGATGCACCACCAGGGCCGCGACGTGGCGCAGGCGTCCTTCGTGGGCACGTTCTCCGAGTTCGGTGTCGTACCCGAGCACTGCTGCATCCCCATCGGCACGGACATCCCGCTGACCACCGCGGCCCTGGTCGGCTGCGGGGTACCGACCGGCTGGGGCTCCGCCGTCAACGCGGGTGGTGTCCGGCCCGGCGACGTCGTGATCGTCATGGGGACCGGAGGGCTCGGGATCAACGCCGTGCAGGGTGCCGCGCACGCCGGTGCCGTCCGCGTGGTCGCCGTCGATCCCCTGCCGAACCGGCGCGCGAGCGCACTGTCCTTCGGCGCGACCGACGCGCTGGGGTCGATGGAGGAGGCCACCGAGCTCGCCCGCTCGCTGACCAACGGGCAGGGCGCGGACGTCGCGGTCGTGACCACCAGCACGCTCAAGGGCACCTACATCGCCCAGGCCTTCGACGCCGTGCGGAAGGACGGCACCGTGGTCGCCACCGCGGTTCCCGGCCGCGACGCCGGCGCGGTCCCGCTCGACCTCGCCCAGCTGCCCATGTACCAGAAGCGCATCCAGGGCTGCCTCTACGGCTCCTGGTCACCGGCGCAGGCCGTCCCGGCGCTGCTCGACCTCTACCGCGCGGGCGCACTCAAGCTCGACGAGCTCGTCACCCGCACCTTCACCCTCGACGAGATCAACGAGGGGTACGCCGCGATGTACGACGGCAGCACCCTGCGCAGCGTGGTGGTCCACTCCTCCTGA
- a CDS encoding DUF7064 domain-containing protein gives MTSDRRGRGDYGYVVDGGVRHGVVRVADRMTIAEDGHTPLSARLQVWTDSGHGYEFTGETDLSGVSTHDGGHFATETYGTWRCGGRLGSGHLAVRERASPSPEHRAWLSAHEHGTGS, from the coding sequence ATGACCAGCGACCGGCGCGGCCGCGGGGACTACGGCTACGTCGTCGACGGCGGCGTGCGGCACGGCGTCGTCCGGGTGGCCGACCGGATGACGATCGCGGAGGACGGGCACACCCCGCTCTCCGCCCGGCTGCAGGTGTGGACCGACTCCGGGCACGGCTACGAGTTCACCGGCGAGACCGACCTCTCGGGGGTGTCCACCCACGACGGTGGGCACTTCGCCACCGAGACCTACGGGACCTGGCGCTGCGGCGGGCGGCTGGGCAGCGGGCACCTCGCCGTCCGGGAGCGTGCCTCCCCATCGCCCGAGCACCGGGCGTGGCTGTCCGCCCACGAGCACGGCACCGGGTCGTGA
- a CDS encoding IS1380 family transposase, with the protein MQTTSTRPPVIVTADGAGVVSHVGSRLLADVADRTTLTSELSTALAPLRRARARHDPGRVLVDLAVAVADGATRICEIAVLADQGAVFGSVASDSTCWRLLDKLDERRLSSIAAGRARAREVVWAQHADVDGRAFPAARVAGRDLRRHGRDVLVIDLDATIVIAHSEKEQATPTFKKTFGYHPMLAFCDNTGEFLAARLRRGNAGANTAADHINVLDDALAQIPDAFRHGHPILVRTDTAGATKAFLAHIRAQQDTAVSCEFSVGWAVTDRERTVISLVPKTVWAEAVDADGGHRDGAGLAEITGLLPASALVDYPAGTRVVVRRERPHPGAQLDAFEERDGWRYTAFATDTRVGQLAFLDARHRAHARVEDRIRCGKDTGLNHFPSRSFAVNAAWLTVVMLAVDLITWTQRLLLDGDLAKVEPKALRYRLLHTAARITRGQRRVWVRIQRSWPWAVDLARAFARLCALPVPAG; encoded by the coding sequence GTGCAGACTACAAGCACGCGCCCACCGGTCATCGTGACCGCCGACGGCGCTGGGGTGGTGTCGCACGTCGGGTCGCGTCTGCTGGCCGATGTCGCCGACCGGACCACGTTGACCAGTGAACTCTCGACCGCGCTCGCACCGCTGCGACGAGCTCGGGCGCGTCATGATCCGGGGCGGGTGCTGGTCGATCTGGCCGTCGCGGTCGCCGACGGGGCCACGAGGATCTGCGAGATCGCGGTCCTGGCCGATCAGGGCGCGGTGTTCGGGTCGGTGGCATCGGACTCGACCTGCTGGCGACTGCTCGACAAGCTCGACGAGCGCCGGTTGTCCTCGATCGCGGCGGGGCGGGCGCGGGCCCGGGAGGTGGTCTGGGCCCAGCACGCCGACGTCGATGGTCGCGCGTTTCCCGCGGCTCGGGTCGCCGGCCGCGACCTGCGCCGGCACGGCCGGGACGTGCTGGTGATCGATCTCGACGCCACGATCGTCATCGCCCACAGCGAGAAGGAACAGGCCACGCCCACGTTCAAGAAGACGTTCGGGTATCACCCGATGCTGGCGTTCTGCGACAACACCGGCGAGTTCCTCGCCGCCCGCTTGCGCCGCGGGAACGCCGGTGCGAACACCGCCGCGGATCACATCAACGTGCTCGACGACGCGCTCGCCCAGATCCCTGACGCGTTCCGTCACGGGCACCCGATCCTGGTCCGCACCGACACCGCGGGCGCCACGAAAGCCTTCCTCGCCCACATCCGAGCGCAACAAGACACAGCGGTGAGCTGTGAGTTCTCCGTCGGCTGGGCCGTCACCGACCGCGAACGCACCGTGATCAGCCTGGTCCCGAAGACGGTGTGGGCCGAGGCGGTCGACGCTGACGGCGGGCACCGTGACGGCGCCGGGCTGGCCGAGATCACCGGCTTGCTCCCCGCCTCCGCGTTGGTCGACTACCCGGCCGGGACCCGCGTTGTCGTCCGTCGCGAACGGCCGCATCCCGGCGCGCAGCTCGATGCGTTCGAGGAGCGTGACGGCTGGCGCTACACCGCGTTCGCCACCGACACCCGCGTCGGGCAGCTCGCCTTCCTCGACGCCCGCCACCGCGCCCACGCCCGGGTCGAGGACCGGATCCGCTGCGGCAAGGACACCGGCCTCAACCACTTCCCGTCCCGGTCCTTCGCCGTCAACGCGGCGTGGTTGACCGTGGTCATGCTCGCGGTCGACCTGATCACCTGGACCCAGCGCCTGCTTCTCGACGGCGACCTGGCGAAGGTCGAGCCGAAGGCGTTGCGCTACCGGTTGTTGCACACCGCCGCGCGGATCACCCGCGGGCAACGCCGAGTCTGGGTCCGTATCCAACGGTCCTGGCCCTGGGCGGTCGATCTCGCCCGCGCGTTCGCGCGGCTGTGCGCGTTGCCTGTTCCTGCTGGTTGA
- a CDS encoding sugar transferase: MLAVAIAVKLDGGPVLFRQSRVGKHGTDFGMLKFRSMVVDAEARLTPLAARDEGAGPLFTVCADPRVTRVGCVLRRYSLDELPQLFNVVTGAMHLVGPRPALRREVAAYCPLAARRLAVEPGLTGLWQISGRSDLTWDESIHLDAEYVERWSRCSTCPSWPAPPVRSPAPGRLLTPFPHLLRDGGDHEVHDRGRVHRGRPSTDLRRPDMFPNRKHRAEAASLRRPRSQQRTIALRHHRVTKRVRSRTV, translated from the coding sequence ATGCTGGCCGTCGCGATCGCGGTGAAGCTCGACGGCGGCCCGGTGCTCTTCCGCCAGTCCCGCGTCGGCAAGCACGGCACCGACTTCGGGATGCTGAAGTTCCGCTCGATGGTCGTCGACGCCGAGGCCCGGCTCACCCCGCTCGCCGCCCGTGACGAGGGCGCCGGCCCGTTGTTCACGGTGTGCGCCGACCCTCGGGTCACCCGGGTCGGCTGTGTCCTCCGCCGCTACTCCCTCGACGAGCTGCCCCAGCTGTTCAACGTCGTCACCGGCGCCATGCACCTCGTCGGTCCGCGCCCCGCCCTGCGCCGCGAGGTCGCGGCGTACTGCCCGCTCGCCGCCCGCCGCCTCGCCGTCGAGCCCGGCCTCACGGGCCTCTGGCAGATCTCCGGCCGCAGCGACCTCACCTGGGACGAGTCGATCCACCTCGACGCCGAGTACGTCGAGCGCTGGTCCCGATGCTCGACCTGTCCATCCTGGCCCGCACCGCCGGTGCGGTCGCCCGCGCCGGGGCGCCTACTGACCCCGTTCCCCCACCTCCTCCGCGACGGCGGGGATCATGAGGTGCATGACCGAGGTCGGGTTCACCGCGGTCGACCGTCCACCGACCTGCGTCGGCCGGATATGTTTCCGAACCGGAAGCACCGGGCCGAGGCGGCGTCGCTGCGGCGCCCCAGGTCGCAGCAACGCACCATCGCGCTGCGTCACCATAGAGTGACGAAACGTGTCCGTTCCCGCACGGTGTGA
- a CDS encoding TetR family transcriptional regulator: protein MPRPAQPLLSPASIVSAALAIIDAEGLEAFSLKRLARDMEVQAPSLYYHFPDKASILEEVARAIVMETPRPRERDAGHWIEYLVTQSLNFRRTVLRHANAAPVLLEFMPREVLAPVYEVSARLLADAGVPTHLQVLVLDALDRFTLGAALTEAMKRPGTRRETFPHVDPLEEPAMARAVAANRLAPEALWAESIRTFLRGIDNAG, encoded by the coding sequence ATGCCGCGTCCCGCCCAGCCGTTGCTGAGTCCCGCGTCCATCGTCTCCGCCGCCCTGGCGATCATCGACGCGGAGGGCCTGGAGGCGTTCAGCCTGAAGCGGCTGGCCCGGGACATGGAGGTGCAGGCGCCGTCGCTCTACTACCACTTCCCGGACAAGGCCTCGATCCTGGAGGAGGTCGCACGGGCGATCGTGATGGAGACCCCGCGTCCGCGCGAGCGCGACGCCGGGCACTGGATCGAGTACCTCGTCACCCAGAGCCTCAACTTTCGGCGAACCGTGCTCCGGCACGCCAACGCGGCGCCCGTACTGCTGGAGTTCATGCCGCGCGAGGTGCTCGCACCGGTCTACGAGGTGTCGGCACGACTGCTGGCGGACGCCGGAGTCCCCACGCACCTGCAGGTCCTGGTCCTCGACGCGCTGGACCGCTTCACGCTGGGCGCGGCCCTGACCGAGGCGATGAAACGACCGGGGACCCGCAGGGAGACGTTCCCGCACGTCGACCCCCTGGAAGAGCCTGCGATGGCGCGGGCCGTGGCCGCCAACCGGCTGGCGCCGGAGGCACTGTGGGCGGAGTCGATCCGCACGTTCCTGCGCGGTATCGACAACGCCGGGTGA
- a CDS encoding phosphotransferase family protein, giving the protein MAVDLLRRTGRDLDDLQRRLGGWLRSHGALDGVLAVERARPAEGAGTANETVLAECRTTRGTRGIVVRLTVPEAAAYLDPDLERQAAALRWVAAHTAVPVPAVYGVDPTGEVLGAPFLVTERVAGFVPPDYPNYNTAGPLHDLTADARRALWQDALDQMCRLHRADVSTVDFLEPGPEPLVRYWERMAEWVGERAPLGPLAGVRDWVRAHVPADAPAGLSWGDARLGNMLFAGTRCTAVLDWEMVSLSGPTVDLAWWLMFDRNHSTDAGVDRLPGLGTRDETLDRWRAGTGLPVVDLRWHEVFALFQLALLRAGAFADRARAGLPVPGDDDPRSVRRLLDRIDARLEDPA; this is encoded by the coding sequence GTGGCCGTCGACCTGCTCCGCCGCACCGGCCGCGACCTCGACGACCTGCAACGGCGGCTGGGTGGCTGGCTGCGGTCGCACGGTGCCCTCGACGGCGTCCTGGCCGTCGAGCGGGCCCGCCCGGCCGAGGGCGCGGGCACCGCGAACGAGACGGTCCTGGCCGAGTGCCGCACCACCCGGGGCACCCGCGGGATCGTCGTGCGGCTGACGGTCCCGGAGGCGGCCGCCTACCTCGATCCCGACCTGGAGCGGCAGGCGGCGGCGCTGCGGTGGGTCGCCGCGCACACCGCGGTGCCGGTGCCCGCCGTGTACGGCGTCGACCCCACCGGCGAGGTCCTCGGTGCCCCGTTCCTGGTGACCGAGCGGGTGGCCGGGTTCGTCCCGCCCGACTACCCGAACTACAACACCGCGGGTCCGCTGCACGACCTGACCGCGGACGCGCGGCGCGCGCTCTGGCAGGACGCGCTCGACCAGATGTGCCGGCTGCACCGGGCCGACGTGTCCACCGTGGACTTCCTGGAGCCGGGGCCGGAGCCGCTGGTGCGGTACTGGGAGCGGATGGCGGAGTGGGTCGGTGAGCGGGCGCCGCTCGGGCCGCTGGCGGGCGTCCGCGACTGGGTGCGCGCGCACGTCCCGGCCGACGCGCCCGCCGGCCTGTCCTGGGGCGACGCCCGGCTGGGCAACATGCTGTTCGCCGGGACCCGGTGCACCGCGGTGCTGGACTGGGAGATGGTCTCGCTCAGCGGCCCGACGGTCGACCTCGCCTGGTGGCTGATGTTCGACCGCAACCACAGCACCGACGCCGGCGTCGACCGCCTGCCCGGGCTCGGGACGCGCGACGAGACGCTCGACCGCTGGCGGGCAGGCACCGGCCTGCCGGTCGTGGACCTGCGCTGGCACGAGGTGTTCGCCCTGTTCCAGCTCGCGCTGCTGCGGGCCGGGGCGTTCGCCGACCGCGCCCGCGCCGGGCTGCCGGTCCCCGGCGACGACGACCCCCGCAGCGTCCGCAGGCTGCTGGACCGGATCGACGCGCGTCTGGAGGACCCCGCGTGA
- a CDS encoding aldehyde dehydrogenase family protein, whose protein sequence is MSLELYIDGGWIASAATEWIEVLDPATGKSLADVPAGDAADVDRAVRAARRAFPDWAATAPPERAAFVSRLADELARTLHGLCR, encoded by the coding sequence GTGAGTCTCGAGCTCTACATCGACGGTGGGTGGATCGCGTCCGCCGCCACCGAGTGGATCGAGGTGCTCGACCCGGCGACCGGGAAGTCGCTCGCCGACGTGCCGGCCGGGGATGCCGCCGATGTCGACCGTGCCGTCCGCGCGGCTCGCCGGGCGTTCCCGGACTGGGCGGCGACCGCACCGCCGGAGCGGGCGGCGTTCGTCTCCCGCCTCGCGGACGAGCTAGCCCGGACTCTTCACGGGCTGTGCCGGTGA
- a CDS encoding SDR family NAD(P)-dependent oxidoreductase: MGVLDGRIALVTGGSSGIGLASAVALAAAGADVGIADLDADGGEAAVARIRAHGRRAVFQQVDATDETQVAGVVGQVVAELGGLDLAVNNVGDGELGRTVTTTSLESWNAIIGRSLTSTWLAMKYEIPAMAQRGGGAIVNMSSSAGVSPQTTASPAYAAAKAGVVHLTRYTARQYADQGIRVNAVAPGLTLTPRVEQWFAPDAIAGEVADSQFVHRAAAPEEVAAAVVYLCSPAAAMVTGHTLPVSGGVR, translated from the coding sequence ATGGGTGTGCTGGACGGGCGGATCGCCCTGGTGACCGGCGGGTCGTCCGGGATCGGGCTCGCCTCGGCGGTAGCGCTGGCGGCCGCGGGCGCCGACGTCGGCATCGCCGACCTGGACGCGGACGGTGGTGAGGCGGCAGTGGCCCGGATCAGGGCCCACGGGCGCCGCGCGGTGTTCCAGCAGGTCGACGCGACGGACGAGACGCAGGTCGCGGGCGTCGTCGGCCAGGTGGTGGCCGAGCTGGGCGGACTCGACCTGGCGGTGAACAACGTCGGCGACGGGGAGCTCGGGCGCACCGTGACGACGACGTCGCTGGAGAGCTGGAACGCGATCATCGGCCGGTCCCTGACCTCGACCTGGCTCGCCATGAAGTACGAGATCCCGGCGATGGCGCAGCGCGGTGGCGGGGCGATCGTGAACATGTCGTCCAGTGCCGGGGTCAGTCCTCAGACCACGGCCTCGCCCGCCTACGCCGCGGCCAAGGCCGGCGTCGTGCACCTGACCCGCTACACCGCGCGGCAGTACGCGGACCAGGGGATCCGGGTCAACGCGGTGGCTCCGGGGCTGACGCTGACGCCACGGGTCGAGCAGTGGTTCGCGCCCGACGCGATCGCGGGCGAGGTCGCCGACAGTCAGTTCGTGCACCGCGCCGCGGCGCCGGAGGAGGTCGCTGCGGCGGTGGTCTACCTGTGCTCGCCGGCGGCCGCGATGGTCACCGGGCACACCCTGCCGGTCTCCGGCGGGGTCCGGTGA
- a CDS encoding class I adenylate-forming enzyme family protein, whose product MITDGVRWWARTTPNRPAVVFDGTDEVGYAVLDRWTDDAARRLAGTGVRAGDRVGFGGANQLEWIVSAIGALKLGAVAVPFNNRFTAAELRYQLGDAEPVAVVADATVRPAMSEAIGDAPIRLLSMESFAEQRPAPDSPPTDPLPPPAVSPDDVAVIVYTSGTTSEPKDVTITHRGFVSFVTEFAVTEPVMRPGGRIIYVLSMSGMPGLPWHVLHPLTRGMTLFYERGFDAVAMLRRIAEQRVEVDCGVPLLFEQMSAVPEFADADLSCVRLATVAGARVSPDNLRLWLEKGVVLRQSYGMTELHGLSSMNPVEEAVAHPEAIGRGSVFTPHRVVREDGSDCRPGEEGEIVARGPSITPGYWRKPEATAAAWRDGWFRTGDLGVADGSGLIRMVDRTKDLIISGGYNIAPSEIENVIAGLPGVDEVCVIPVDDDRFGETPAAVVHGDAVPDAAAVVAHCRNRLAGYKVPRYVIHRAEPLPRMASGKIARRRVRDLYPDVLHTHHRVREESR is encoded by the coding sequence ATGATCACCGACGGCGTCCGATGGTGGGCGCGCACCACCCCGAACAGACCGGCCGTCGTCTTCGACGGCACCGACGAGGTCGGCTACGCGGTCCTCGACCGCTGGACCGACGACGCCGCCCGCCGGCTCGCCGGCACCGGCGTACGCGCCGGGGATCGCGTCGGATTCGGCGGCGCCAACCAGCTCGAGTGGATCGTCTCCGCCATCGGCGCGCTCAAACTCGGCGCCGTCGCGGTTCCGTTCAACAACCGCTTCACCGCGGCCGAGCTCCGTTACCAGCTCGGCGACGCCGAACCCGTCGCCGTCGTCGCCGACGCGACCGTCCGCCCGGCGATGAGCGAGGCGATCGGTGACGCGCCGATCCGGCTGCTGTCGATGGAGTCGTTCGCGGAGCAGCGCCCTGCGCCGGACTCCCCGCCCACCGACCCGTTGCCCCCGCCTGCGGTGTCACCCGACGACGTCGCCGTCATCGTCTACACCTCCGGGACCACCTCGGAGCCGAAGGACGTCACGATCACCCACCGCGGGTTCGTCAGCTTCGTGACCGAGTTCGCCGTGACCGAGCCGGTGATGCGCCCCGGCGGGCGGATCATCTACGTCCTCTCCATGTCGGGCATGCCGGGACTGCCCTGGCACGTGCTGCACCCGCTCACCCGCGGCATGACCCTCTTCTACGAGCGCGGGTTCGACGCCGTGGCGATGCTGCGGCGGATCGCCGAGCAGCGCGTCGAGGTCGACTGCGGGGTCCCGCTGCTGTTCGAGCAGATGTCGGCGGTCCCGGAGTTCGCCGACGCCGACCTGTCCTGCGTCCGGCTCGCCACCGTGGCCGGTGCCCGGGTCTCCCCCGACAACCTCCGGCTGTGGCTGGAGAAGGGTGTCGTGCTCCGGCAGTCCTACGGGATGACCGAGCTGCACGGGCTGTCGTCGATGAACCCGGTGGAGGAGGCGGTCGCCCATCCGGAGGCGATCGGGCGGGGTTCGGTGTTCACCCCGCACCGTGTCGTACGCGAGGACGGCAGCGACTGCAGGCCCGGTGAGGAGGGCGAGATCGTCGCCCGCGGCCCCTCCATCACCCCCGGCTACTGGCGCAAGCCCGAGGCCACCGCGGCCGCATGGCGCGACGGCTGGTTCCGGACCGGCGATCTCGGGGTGGCCGACGGGTCCGGACTGATCCGCATGGTCGACCGGACGAAGGACCTCATCATCTCCGGGGGCTACAACATCGCCCCCTCCGAGATCGAGAACGTGATCGCCGGACTGCCGGGGGTCGACGAGGTCTGCGTGATCCCGGTCGACGACGACCGGTTCGGCGAGACCCCGGCCGCCGTCGTCCACGGCGACGCGGTCCCCGACGCCGCCGCCGTCGTCGCCCACTGCCGGAACAGGCTGGCGGGCTACAAGGTGCCCCGCTACGTGATCCACCGGGCAGAACCGCTGCCCCGCATGGCCAGCGGGAAGATCGCCCGCCGCCGGGTCCGCGATCTGTACCCCGACGTCCTCCACACCCACCACCGAGTCCGCGAGGAGTCGCGATGA